Proteins found in one Salinimonas lutimaris genomic segment:
- a CDS encoding alkene reductase: protein MTTLFDTLELAGNTLKNRIVMPPMTRSRSTQPGDVPNALMAEYYGQRAGAGLIISEGTQVSQLGKGYAWTPGIYSPQQVAGWKQVTEAVHAKGGVMFAQLWHVGRVSHESNTGGEQPVSSSAIQADGVKVFIDEDGNPGFTQSSTPRAMTKEDIAIAIDSFRQAAANAKAAGFDGIELHAANGYLINQFMDSQSNVREDEYNGSLENRLRFLKEVVEAVSAEIGANRVGVRLAPLTTLNGTVDDNPVDTYTGAASLLNELGVAYIHIAEADWEDAPDMPVDFKQGLRDAFDGVMIYAGKYSKARAQQALEEGWADLIAFGRPFVANPDLPARIAQDAPWNEHNPDTLFGGGAQGYTDYPTL from the coding sequence ATGACAACCTTATTCGACACTCTGGAACTGGCTGGTAACACACTGAAAAACCGCATTGTGATGCCCCCAATGACACGCTCCCGCTCTACTCAGCCGGGGGATGTGCCCAATGCCCTGATGGCAGAGTATTATGGTCAGCGCGCTGGCGCCGGTCTTATCATCAGTGAAGGCACTCAGGTGTCACAACTGGGCAAGGGGTACGCGTGGACACCGGGTATTTATTCACCGCAGCAGGTGGCCGGCTGGAAACAGGTAACCGAAGCAGTGCATGCCAAAGGCGGGGTGATGTTTGCCCAGCTATGGCATGTAGGCCGGGTTTCTCATGAGTCCAATACCGGCGGTGAGCAACCTGTATCATCTTCGGCCATTCAGGCTGACGGCGTGAAAGTATTTATAGATGAAGACGGTAACCCCGGCTTTACCCAGTCGTCGACGCCGCGTGCAATGACCAAAGAAGATATCGCCATTGCCATTGACAGTTTCCGCCAGGCTGCGGCCAATGCCAAGGCGGCCGGTTTTGACGGTATTGAACTGCATGCGGCCAATGGGTATCTGATTAACCAGTTTATGGACTCGCAAAGCAATGTGCGCGAGGATGAATACAATGGCAGCCTTGAAAACCGTCTGCGCTTTTTAAAAGAAGTGGTCGAAGCCGTATCGGCTGAGATTGGTGCGAACCGTGTGGGCGTGCGTCTGGCGCCGCTGACTACCTTAAACGGCACGGTTGACGACAACCCGGTGGACACTTACACCGGCGCAGCCTCTTTGCTAAACGAGCTGGGTGTAGCCTATATTCATATTGCCGAGGCTGACTGGGAAGATGCGCCGGATATGCCGGTAGACTTCAAACAGGGTCTGCGTGATGCGTTTGATGGGGTCATGATTTACGCAGGCAAATACAGCAAAGCCCGTGCTCAGCAGGCATTGGAAGAAGGCTGGGCTGACCTGATTGCCTTTGGTCGTCCGTTTGTGGCTAACCCGGATCTTCCTGCCAGAATTGCGCAGGATGCACCGTGGAACGAACATAACCCGGACACCCTGTTTGGTGGCGGTGCGCAAGGTTACACCGACTATCCGACGCTGTAG
- the asd gene encoding aspartate-semialdehyde dehydrogenase, translating to MSQKKVGLVGWRGMVGSVLMQRMEQENDFANITPTFFTTSQTGQPAPEFGGESAGVLEDASDIEVLGAQDIIITCQGGDYTKAVYPKLREAGWQGYWIDAASALRMEDDAVIVLDPVNRTEIDKGLDNGIKTYVGGNCTVSLMLLALGGLFEQDLIEWVSPMTYQAASGSGARHMRELISQMGAIHSQVEEKLADPASAILDIDRQVADFIRSEDYPKDEFGVPLAGSLIPYIDTQLPSGQSREEYKAQAEANKIMGLGETPVPIDGICVRVGAMRSHSQALTIKLKKDLPLEQIEEILAGHNEWVKVVPNDRDASMQELTPAKVTGTLSIPVGRIRKLAMGPEYISAFTVGDQLLWGAAEPLRRMLGILLAR from the coding sequence ATGTCTCAGAAAAAGGTAGGTCTTGTTGGTTGGCGTGGCATGGTGGGCTCTGTGCTCATGCAGCGAATGGAGCAGGAAAATGATTTTGCCAACATTACGCCCACGTTCTTCACCACGTCTCAAACAGGCCAGCCAGCACCGGAATTTGGCGGTGAGTCTGCCGGTGTATTAGAAGATGCCAGTGATATAGAGGTACTGGGTGCTCAGGACATCATCATTACCTGTCAGGGCGGCGACTATACCAAAGCGGTGTATCCGAAGCTGCGTGAAGCCGGGTGGCAGGGCTACTGGATTGATGCCGCATCAGCACTTCGCATGGAAGACGATGCTGTGATTGTGCTGGACCCGGTCAACCGCACAGAAATCGATAAAGGCCTGGATAACGGCATTAAAACCTATGTAGGTGGCAACTGCACCGTTTCGCTGATGCTGCTGGCCTTGGGTGGGTTGTTTGAACAGGACCTGATTGAGTGGGTATCTCCGATGACCTATCAGGCTGCGTCTGGGTCTGGTGCGCGGCATATGCGCGAACTGATCAGCCAGATGGGCGCCATTCATAGTCAGGTAGAAGAAAAACTGGCAGATCCGGCTTCTGCGATTCTGGATATTGACCGTCAGGTAGCAGACTTTATTCGCAGTGAAGATTATCCTAAAGATGAATTTGGTGTACCCCTGGCCGGTAGTCTGATCCCTTACATTGATACCCAACTGCCGTCAGGTCAAAGCCGAGAAGAATATAAAGCTCAGGCAGAAGCCAACAAGATTATGGGTCTGGGTGAAACGCCGGTGCCGATTGATGGTATTTGTGTACGGGTTGGCGCTATGCGTTCACACAGCCAGGCACTGACGATCAAACTGAAAAAAGATCTGCCGCTTGAACAGATTGAAGAGATTCTGGCAGGGCATAACGAGTGGGTTAAAGTGGTCCCCAATGATCGCGACGCCTCCATGCAGGAGCTGACACCGGCTAAAGTAACCGGTACTTTGTCGATTCCGGTAGGGCGTATTCGTAAGCTGGCGATGGGGCCAGAATATATTTCTGCCTTTACTGTGGGCGACCAGCTGTTGTGGGGAGCTGCCGAGCCGTTGCGCCGGATGCTGGGTATTTTACTGGCCCGCTAA
- a CDS encoding DeoR/GlpR family transcriptional regulator — protein MNQAQRHEMILSLLKQNGFMSIDDLVARCNVTPQTIRRDLNVLAEAGDISRYHGGASLNRSWENTPYKERKTLNREVKEKIAGQVAAMIPDGASLFINIGTTTELIASKLLNHKNLHVVTNNIHVATLLSAKEDFSVIIAAGEVRYRDGGIIGEATCDFISQFRMDYGIIGISGISADGALLDFDFREVKVSQAIIQNTQTTILAADYSKFERRAMVEQGNLAQVDYFVCDKAPPAGIQRIIKENNINFTLAE, from the coding sequence ATGAACCAGGCACAGCGTCACGAAATGATTCTCAGCTTACTGAAACAAAATGGCTTTATGTCGATTGATGATTTGGTAGCCCGTTGCAATGTGACCCCTCAAACCATTCGCCGGGATCTTAATGTTCTGGCAGAAGCGGGTGATATCAGTCGTTATCATGGCGGCGCGAGCTTAAACCGTAGTTGGGAAAATACGCCGTATAAAGAACGCAAAACATTAAATCGGGAAGTGAAAGAAAAAATTGCCGGGCAGGTTGCAGCGATGATTCCCGATGGCGCCTCGTTATTCATTAATATAGGTACTACTACAGAACTGATAGCGTCGAAGCTGCTAAACCACAAAAACTTGCATGTGGTAACAAACAACATTCACGTGGCGACGTTGCTGTCGGCCAAGGAAGATTTCTCAGTCATTATTGCTGCCGGTGAGGTACGGTACCGGGACGGCGGCATTATTGGTGAAGCCACCTGCGATTTTATCAGTCAGTTCAGAATGGATTACGGCATCATCGGTATCAGCGGAATAAGTGCAGACGGTGCACTGCTTGATTTTGATTTTCGCGAAGTAAAGGTGTCACAGGCGATCATTCAAAATACCCAGACAACAATACTGGCAGCTGACTACAGCAAGTTTGAACGACGGGCGATGGTCGAACAGGGTAATCTTGCTCAGGTAGATTACTTTGTTTGTGATAAAGCACCTCCAGCTGGTATACAGCGTATTATTAAAGAAAATAACATTAACTTCACACTGGCAGAGTAG
- the glpK gene encoding glycerol kinase GlpK, protein MSQHILAIDQGTTSSRSIIFAPDGSVLAMAQQEFSQHYPQDGWVEHKPEEIWNTVVSTMQDVVKEAGLSAEDIATIGITNQRETTLVWDKQTGEPVYPAIVWQDRRTSAYCRELNEDSSLVDYISEATGLLLDPYFSATKVNWILDNVEGARERAEKGELLFGTVDTFLIWKMTGGKSHKTDATNASRTMLFNIHEQQWDERLLKTFNIPAAMLPEVLDCSAEFGDINDDLLGKRIPIQGVAGDQQAALVGQACFEEGMAKSTYGTGCFMILNTGDKPLMSKNRLLTTVGYRLNGKVTYALEGSIFMAGATVQWLRDGLKLIDDASESEALAKRARENNGVYLVPAFTGLGAPYWDPDARGAILGLTRDTGISEIVAAGLQSVCYQTKDLQKAMESDGARPVSLRVDGGMAKNDWVMGFLSDVLGADVSRPTVTETTAVGAAFLAGLQAGIFASVDTLTQCWQCDSVFTPRLTKEQRDVAYDGWKKAVERIRCS, encoded by the coding sequence TTGAGTCAACATATTCTTGCCATTGATCAAGGCACGACGAGTTCACGCAGTATCATTTTTGCGCCGGATGGCAGTGTACTGGCTATGGCACAACAAGAGTTTTCACAACATTATCCGCAGGACGGCTGGGTTGAACACAAGCCAGAAGAAATCTGGAATACTGTGGTGTCTACAATGCAGGACGTGGTGAAAGAAGCGGGTCTGAGCGCGGAAGATATTGCCACCATCGGTATTACAAACCAGCGCGAAACCACACTAGTCTGGGACAAACAAACCGGCGAGCCGGTCTACCCGGCTATTGTCTGGCAAGACCGCCGTACCTCGGCCTACTGTCGCGAACTGAACGAAGACAGCTCACTGGTTGACTATATCAGTGAAGCCACCGGCCTGCTGCTCGACCCTTACTTTTCGGCCACCAAGGTTAACTGGATTCTGGACAACGTGGAGGGTGCCCGCGAACGCGCAGAAAAAGGCGAATTGCTGTTTGGTACGGTTGACACCTTCCTGATCTGGAAGATGACCGGCGGTAAATCGCATAAAACCGATGCCACCAATGCGTCTCGTACTATGCTGTTTAACATCCACGAGCAGCAATGGGACGAACGGTTACTCAAAACATTTAATATCCCTGCTGCCATGCTGCCTGAAGTATTGGACTGCTCTGCTGAGTTTGGCGACATCAATGATGACCTGCTGGGTAAACGTATTCCCATTCAAGGCGTCGCCGGTGATCAGCAGGCTGCGCTGGTCGGTCAGGCCTGTTTTGAAGAAGGGATGGCCAAAAGTACCTATGGTACTGGTTGCTTCATGATTCTGAATACCGGCGACAAACCGCTGATGTCGAAAAACCGCCTGCTTACTACCGTGGGATACCGGTTAAACGGAAAAGTGACCTATGCACTGGAAGGCAGTATTTTCATGGCCGGTGCCACGGTTCAGTGGTTACGTGACGGCCTCAAACTGATTGATGATGCCTCAGAAAGTGAAGCGCTGGCTAAACGTGCCCGTGAAAACAACGGCGTTTATCTGGTGCCTGCTTTTACGGGTTTGGGCGCGCCGTACTGGGATCCGGATGCACGCGGGGCCATTCTTGGGCTGACCCGGGACACCGGCATTAGCGAAATTGTTGCTGCTGGGTTGCAATCTGTCTGTTATCAGACTAAAGATTTACAAAAGGCCATGGAAAGTGATGGTGCGCGACCAGTCAGCCTGCGGGTTGACGGTGGTATGGCTAAAAATGACTGGGTGATGGGCTTTTTATCTGATGTGCTGGGCGCAGATGTGAGCCGCCCTACCGTGACCGAAACTACAGCAGTTGGCGCAGCCTTTTTAGCCGGGCTGCAGGCCGGGATTTTTGCCTCTGTGGATACGCTTACCCAATGCTGGCAATGTGACAGTGTGTTTACACCCAGGTTAACTAAAGAACAACGTGATGTAGCCTATGATGGCTGGAAAAAAGCTGTAGAGCGCATACGCTGTAGTTAA
- the glpD gene encoding glycerol-3-phosphate dehydrogenase: MTDQNQVAKEVDVLVVGGGVNGVGIALDATGRGLDVMMCEKGDLAGATSSSSSKLIHGGLRYLEQYEFRLVKEALAEREVLLGKAPHIMWPLRFRLPHQKHLRPAWMIRIGLFLYDSLAKRNLLPGSKKIKTTSDGPLIDSITTCFEYSDGWVDDARLVTLNALAAQEKGADIRVRTEVTGATKQGQSWLVTLKNEKGETFTVKTRSIVNATGPWAISFLDRMADTKNPNSMRMVKGSHFVVPKLYDSDEAYILQNKDGRIVFVIPYEGDFSLVGTTDENYTGDPSQASISEEETSYLIEIVNEYFKNRITKDDIVYSYSGVRPLLEEANASAQELTRDYKVEMLGDKQSPVLLNIFGGKITTYRKLSEAAVNELIEIFPKASGPWTKEATLPGGDFASQPELVNTLWAKYGWMEKTTLERYARQYGTLCERFLQGKSSIDELGQDFGAGVYAAEVDYLIETEWARSLKDVIWRRTKQGLRLSQTQQSVLEQYIEKKCQGVQNTDDAGPVNYKTA, encoded by the coding sequence ATGACTGATCAGAATCAGGTTGCTAAAGAAGTTGATGTGCTAGTTGTCGGCGGTGGTGTAAACGGCGTGGGTATTGCGCTGGACGCTACAGGCCGTGGCCTTGATGTGATGATGTGTGAAAAAGGAGATCTTGCAGGGGCAACATCTTCATCAAGCAGTAAGTTGATTCATGGTGGTCTGCGCTATCTGGAGCAGTACGAATTTCGTTTAGTGAAAGAAGCGCTGGCCGAGCGTGAGGTATTATTAGGGAAAGCACCACACATAATGTGGCCCTTACGTTTTCGTTTACCTCATCAAAAGCATTTGCGTCCGGCCTGGATGATTCGTATTGGTTTGTTTTTATATGACTCACTGGCAAAACGTAATTTGCTACCTGGCTCAAAAAAGATTAAAACCACCTCAGATGGTCCGCTGATTGATTCCATCACAACTTGTTTCGAATACTCAGATGGCTGGGTAGATGATGCCCGCCTGGTGACCTTAAATGCACTGGCTGCTCAGGAAAAGGGCGCTGATATTCGGGTGCGTACCGAAGTGACAGGCGCAACGAAGCAGGGACAGAGCTGGCTGGTAACACTCAAGAATGAAAAAGGTGAAACGTTTACTGTAAAAACCCGCTCGATTGTTAATGCAACAGGGCCGTGGGCGATCTCGTTTCTTGACCGCATGGCGGATACCAAAAATCCGAATTCAATGCGAATGGTGAAAGGCAGCCATTTTGTAGTACCTAAACTGTATGACAGCGATGAAGCCTATATACTGCAAAATAAAGACGGTCGCATTGTATTTGTTATTCCATATGAAGGTGATTTCTCGCTGGTGGGCACCACGGATGAAAACTACACCGGCGATCCTTCACAGGCCAGCATTTCTGAAGAAGAAACAAGCTATCTCATAGAGATCGTGAATGAGTACTTCAAGAATAGAATTACCAAAGATGACATTGTTTATAGCTACAGTGGCGTGCGGCCATTGCTTGAAGAAGCCAATGCCAGTGCTCAGGAGCTGACCCGGGATTATAAAGTTGAAATGCTGGGTGATAAGCAATCGCCCGTACTGCTTAATATCTTTGGTGGTAAAATCACTACTTATCGTAAGCTGTCAGAAGCCGCGGTAAACGAGCTGATTGAAATTTTTCCAAAGGCCAGTGGGCCATGGACAAAAGAAGCAACATTACCAGGTGGTGATTTTGCTTCTCAGCCGGAACTGGTTAATACCTTGTGGGCTAAATACGGCTGGATGGAAAAAACCACGCTGGAGCGGTACGCCCGTCAATATGGCACGCTGTGCGAACGTTTTCTGCAGGGCAAAAGCAGTATTGATGAGCTGGGACAGGATTTTGGTGCCGGCGTGTATGCCGCTGAAGTCGATTATCTGATTGAAACGGAATGGGCGCGCAGCCTGAAAGATGTTATCTGGCGCCGGACCAAGCAGGGATTGCGTTTATCGCAGACTCAGCAGTCAGTGCTGGAGCAGTATATTGAAAAAAAGTGTCAGGGTGTTCAGAATACCGATGATGCTGGACCAGTGAATTATAAAACAGCCTGA
- a CDS encoding (2Fe-2S)-binding protein, translated as MIEFSLNGKTVRSEAAEDTPLLWVIRDEQGLKGTKFGCGIAMCGACTVHVEGTAVRSCSYPVSLAANKAVTTIEGLNDEHPLQAAWIEEQVPQCGYCQSGQIMQAATLLEQNANPSDEEIVAHMSGNLCRCMAYVRIKKAVKRAASASAVQMFDPKADGEEA; from the coding sequence ATGATTGAATTTTCGTTAAATGGTAAAACTGTCCGCTCCGAGGCAGCGGAGGATACGCCACTGTTGTGGGTGATCCGTGATGAACAGGGCTTGAAGGGAACCAAGTTTGGGTGCGGTATTGCCATGTGTGGCGCATGCACCGTACATGTAGAGGGTACCGCGGTGCGCTCGTGTTCCTATCCCGTTTCACTTGCAGCCAATAAAGCCGTTACTACCATTGAAGGACTTAACGATGAGCATCCGCTGCAGGCGGCCTGGATTGAAGAGCAGGTGCCGCAGTGTGGTTATTGTCAGTCTGGTCAGATCATGCAGGCAGCCACGCTGCTTGAACAAAACGCTAACCCCAGTGACGAAGAAATTGTCGCCCATATGAGCGGCAACCTGTGCCGGTGTATGGCCTATGTCAGAATTAAAAAAGCCGTAAAACGGGCCGCCTCTGCCAGCGCGGTTCAGATGTTTGATCCTAAAGCCGACGGCGAGGAGGCATAA
- a CDS encoding xanthine dehydrogenase family protein molybdopterin-binding subunit, translated as MGLGNKKKDTINLSRRGFMVGTVNASLLMAFAPSALASVQTAQVALSEKAFSPTIWFEMNNKGEVLVNIARAEMGQHVGTALARIVADELGADWDKVEIRHVDTDPKWGFMVTGGSWSVFQSYKPLSQAGAAGRTVLIEAGAKLLGVKPDNCEAADGMVTSGDKSISFGEIVEKGKIDRTFSEEELGKMPVKPADKLRLVGKDTKALDIPPKTNGQAMYGIDVELEGMVYARPVMPPTAFGCKVKSVDDSAAKKLPGYLEHVILDDPSETCQGWVVVTAKDYPTAIKAVDAIRVEYDLSKGVEISEADIQKRGAELANQADSGSLFVDEGNMTDALSAASQTLSSTYITDTASHFHLEPVNALAEFKDGKWHVHTGNQWQSLTLPYIAKAAQVDQSEVIMHSYYLGGGFGRRLNGDYSVPAVLTAKAVGKPVKLIFTRADDSYFDQPRSASTSVFKAAFDADGKFTGMDHAFAAGWPTKANAPDFLADAIDKNGKVDPFAASGADHWYTMANHRARAINNDVAHDAFKPGWLRSVGQGWIVFGLESFIDEVAHKAGQDPLEFRLAMLDGKGKQSGKAPESVGGALRQKHVLERLQKKIADRQLGEDEGIGISVTAGQERTMPCWIATAAHVKVDRKTGEIKLLKLDAVVDGGIVVHPDGGLAQLEGGMLWGTSLALYEGNKFENGKVQANNLNGYTPLRINQVPDMDIEFVESDEFPVGLGEPGVIGIAPAIGNAVFNAVGVRLKQLPMRSEHVKALLKA; from the coding sequence ATGGGACTGGGTAACAAGAAAAAAGACACGATCAACCTTTCCCGCCGTGGTTTTATGGTGGGCACCGTTAATGCCTCCCTGCTAATGGCATTTGCCCCTTCGGCGCTGGCCAGTGTGCAAACCGCGCAGGTGGCTTTGTCTGAAAAGGCCTTTTCACCCACCATCTGGTTTGAGATGAACAATAAAGGCGAAGTGCTGGTGAATATCGCCCGCGCCGAAATGGGTCAGCATGTTGGCACCGCCCTGGCCCGGATTGTGGCAGACGAGCTGGGCGCAGACTGGGATAAAGTTGAAATTCGCCATGTCGATACGGATCCTAAGTGGGGCTTTATGGTGACCGGCGGTTCCTGGTCGGTGTTCCAGTCTTATAAACCTCTATCTCAGGCCGGCGCGGCTGGCCGTACGGTGCTTATTGAGGCGGGCGCAAAACTGTTGGGCGTAAAACCGGACAATTGTGAAGCCGCCGACGGCATGGTGACCAGTGGTGATAAATCCATAAGCTTTGGCGAGATTGTTGAAAAAGGGAAGATTGATCGCACGTTCAGTGAAGAAGAACTGGGTAAAATGCCAGTTAAACCGGCTGACAAACTGCGTCTGGTAGGTAAAGACACCAAAGCACTGGATATACCGCCAAAAACCAATGGTCAGGCAATGTATGGTATTGATGTGGAACTGGAGGGTATGGTTTATGCCCGACCTGTGATGCCGCCTACTGCGTTTGGCTGTAAAGTAAAATCAGTGGACGACAGCGCTGCCAAAAAACTGCCGGGTTATCTGGAGCACGTGATATTAGATGATCCCAGCGAGACCTGTCAGGGATGGGTTGTGGTCACGGCTAAGGATTACCCAACGGCCATCAAGGCGGTGGATGCCATTAGAGTGGAATATGACCTGAGTAAAGGCGTCGAGATCTCTGAGGCCGATATTCAAAAGCGGGGGGCAGAGCTGGCCAATCAAGCTGATAGTGGCTCGTTGTTCGTGGATGAAGGCAATATGACCGATGCCCTTAGTGCCGCTTCACAGACATTAAGCTCTACCTACATCACCGATACCGCCAGTCACTTTCATCTTGAGCCGGTTAATGCACTGGCAGAGTTTAAAGATGGCAAATGGCATGTACATACCGGCAATCAGTGGCAGTCGCTCACCCTGCCGTACATTGCTAAGGCGGCGCAGGTTGATCAAAGTGAAGTGATTATGCACTCCTACTATCTGGGTGGTGGTTTTGGCCGCCGTCTTAACGGGGATTACAGTGTACCGGCAGTGCTGACCGCAAAGGCAGTCGGCAAGCCGGTTAAGCTTATTTTTACCCGGGCTGATGACAGCTATTTTGATCAGCCGCGTTCAGCGTCAACCTCGGTATTTAAAGCCGCTTTTGACGCCGATGGTAAATTTACCGGCATGGACCATGCGTTTGCTGCTGGCTGGCCGACCAAAGCTAACGCACCGGATTTTCTGGCCGATGCGATTGATAAAAACGGCAAGGTAGATCCGTTTGCCGCATCGGGGGCAGACCACTGGTATACCATGGCCAATCACCGGGCCCGGGCAATCAACAACGATGTGGCGCATGATGCCTTCAAGCCGGGCTGGTTACGCTCGGTGGGGCAGGGCTGGATTGTATTTGGCCTGGAATCCTTTATTGACGAGGTGGCGCACAAAGCCGGTCAGGATCCGCTGGAGTTTCGTCTGGCGATGCTGGATGGTAAGGGCAAGCAAAGTGGCAAAGCGCCTGAAAGTGTGGGCGGCGCACTGCGCCAAAAGCATGTGCTTGAGCGCCTGCAAAAGAAAATTGCTGATCGTCAATTAGGCGAAGACGAGGGCATTGGTATTTCCGTGACCGCAGGGCAGGAGCGCACCATGCCTTGCTGGATAGCGACAGCTGCCCACGTTAAGGTGGATCGTAAGACTGGCGAAATTAAATTGCTCAAGCTGGATGCTGTGGTTGATGGCGGTATCGTGGTTCACCCTGATGGCGGCCTGGCGCAGCTGGAAGGCGGTATGCTGTGGGGCACCAGTCTGGCATTGTACGAAGGCAATAAATTTGAGAACGGTAAGGTGCAGGCCAACAACCTGAACGGCTACACGCCACTGCGCATTAATCAGGTGCCGGATATGGATATTGAATTTGTCGAAAGCGATGAATTTCCGGTGGGCCTGGGTGAACCTGGTGTTATCGGTATTGCTCCGGCCATTGGTAACGCGGTATTTAATGCGGTGGGCGTGCGCCTCAAGCAATTACCAATGCGTTCTGAGCATGTGAAGGCACTGCTTAAAGCCTAA